Proteins encoded within one genomic window of Empedobacter falsenii:
- the rpsE gene encoding 30S ribosomal protein S5, which yields MLGFKNVERVKPTGLDLKDRLVGVQRVTKVTKGGRAFGFSAIVVVGDGNGVVGYGLGKSKDVASAIAKAIEDAKKNLVRIPLFNNTIPHEQEARFGGAQVFIRPASKGTGVIAGGTVRAVLESVGVHDVLSKSKGSSNPHNAVKATFRALLSLRSVETIARQRGISVTKVFNG from the coding sequence ATGTTAGGATTTAAAAACGTAGAAAGAGTAAAACCAACAGGTTTAGATTTAAAAGATCGTTTAGTTGGAGTACAACGTGTTACTAAAGTAACAAAAGGAGGTAGAGCATTTGGTTTCTCTGCAATCGTAGTAGTAGGTGACGGAAACGGAGTAGTAGGTTACGGATTAGGGAAATCTAAAGACGTAGCTTCTGCAATCGCTAAAGCTATCGAAGATGCTAAGAAAAACTTAGTACGTATCCCATTATTTAACAACACAATTCCTCACGAACAAGAAGCTCGTTTCGGTGGTGCGCAAGTATTCATCCGTCCAGCATCTAAAGGTACAGGGGTAATTGCAGGTGGTACAGTACGTGCGGTATTAGAATCAGTTGGTGTACATGATGTATTATCAAAATCAAAAGGTTCTTCTAACCCTCACAACGCAGTAAAAGCTACATTCCGTGCTTTATTAAGCTTACGTTCTGTAGAAACTATTGCTCGTCAAAGAGGTATTTCTGTAACTAAAGTATTCAACGGTTAA
- the rpmD gene encoding 50S ribosomal protein L30, with translation MSKVRVKQTRSAINRDKSQKATLVALGLKKLNQVVEHESTPQIEGMIRKISHLVVVERA, from the coding sequence ATGAGCAAAGTAAGAGTAAAACAAACACGTAGTGCAATCAACCGTGATAAATCTCAAAAAGCTACATTAGTTGCTTTAGGTTTGAAAAAGTTGAATCAAGTTGTTGAGCACGAATCAACTCCTCAAATTGAAGGAATGATCCGTAAAATCTCACACTTAGTAGTAGTAGAAAGAGCTTAA
- the rplO gene encoding 50S ribosomal protein L15 codes for MNLSNLKPAAGSVQNKFRKGRGEGSGNGLTAGRGHKGAKSRSGYSRKIGFEGGQMPLQRRLPKFGFKNINRVEYTGINLDTIQQLVDNNKITDTLNKETLVQLGLAHKNDLVKILGRGELKATVNVTADKFTQTAQEAIVNAGGKVELVNA; via the coding sequence ATGAATTTAAGTAATTTAAAACCAGCTGCTGGTTCAGTACAAAATAAATTCCGTAAAGGTAGAGGTGAAGGTAGTGGAAACGGTTTGACAGCAGGTCGTGGACACAAAGGTGCTAAATCTCGTTCTGGTTATTCAAGAAAAATCGGTTTCGAAGGTGGACAAATGCCTTTACAAAGACGTTTACCTAAATTTGGTTTCAAAAACATCAACAGAGTTGAGTACACTGGAATCAATTTAGATACAATTCAACAATTAGTTGATAACAACAAAATTACAGATACTTTAAACAAAGAAACATTAGTTCAGTTAGGATTAGCTCACAAAAATGACTTAGTGAAAATTTTAGGTCGTGGAGAGTTAAAAGCAACTGTTAATGTTACTGCTGATAAATTCACTCAAACAGCTCAAGAAGCTATTGTGAATGCAGGAGGTAAAGTAGAATTAGTTAACGCTTAA
- the secY gene encoding preprotein translocase subunit SecY, translating into MKGFIQTIKNIWSIKELKDKLLVTILLLLVYRFGSHIPLPGVDINEVNRFVADQENANSGILGLLNSFTGGSFKRASVFALGIMPYISASIVIQLMGLAVPYIQKLQKEGESGRNKVNQITRWLTIGICLVQAPAYLTLVTSQILPYDPTSSYAIYVIPPTNFWFWFPSTIILITGTIFAMWMGEKITDKGIGNGISILIMVGILADLPKAIFNAFEVDPSNGIFFLIEMLGLILVIAMCIMIVAAVRKVPVQYVRRAQTSSSSYMRSVTDSVRSYIPLKVNAAGVMPIIFAQAIMFLPGTLANYFLDEGSPVKAFFAKMADPFTWEYNLIFGLLIIIFTYFYTAITIPVNQMAEDLKRNGGIIPGIRPGKETANFLDEILSKITLPGAILLTLLAVLPAIVKLLGVEQSLAMFFGGTSMLIMVGVILDTVQQINTYLLNHRYDGLMSSGRTSRDI; encoded by the coding sequence ATGAAAGGGTTTATACAGACCATAAAAAATATCTGGAGCATAAAAGAATTGAAGGATAAGTTACTTGTAACTATCCTTCTATTGTTGGTTTATAGATTCGGTTCTCATATTCCACTTCCAGGTGTCGATATTAACGAGGTTAATCGTTTTGTTGCAGACCAAGAAAATGCAAATTCAGGAATTTTAGGATTATTAAACTCTTTTACCGGAGGTTCTTTTAAGAGAGCTTCCGTATTTGCGTTAGGAATTATGCCTTATATCTCTGCTTCGATTGTTATACAATTGATGGGATTAGCAGTACCTTACATCCAAAAACTACAAAAAGAAGGAGAAAGCGGACGTAACAAAGTAAATCAAATTACGAGATGGTTGACAATCGGGATTTGTTTAGTGCAAGCACCAGCATACCTTACATTGGTAACTTCTCAAATTTTACCTTACGATCCAACTTCATCATATGCTATCTATGTAATTCCTCCAACCAACTTTTGGTTCTGGTTCCCTTCAACAATCATTTTGATTACAGGGACAATCTTTGCCATGTGGATGGGAGAAAAAATTACTGACAAAGGTATAGGTAACGGTATTTCAATCTTAATTATGGTTGGTATCCTAGCCGACTTACCAAAAGCAATATTTAATGCATTTGAAGTAGACCCTTCAAACGGTATTTTCTTCTTGATAGAAATGTTAGGGTTAATCCTAGTTATTGCAATGTGTATTATGATTGTTGCAGCGGTGCGTAAAGTACCAGTACAATATGTAAGAAGAGCGCAAACTTCAAGTAGCTCATATATGAGATCAGTTACAGACTCTGTACGTTCATATATTCCACTTAAAGTAAATGCAGCAGGTGTAATGCCTATTATCTTCGCACAAGCAATTATGTTTTTACCAGGAACATTGGCAAACTATTTCCTAGACGAAGGAAGTCCAGTAAAAGCATTCTTCGCGAAAATGGCAGATCCATTTACGTGGGAATACAATTTGATCTTCGGATTACTAATTATTATCTTCACCTATTTCTATACTGCGATTACAATCCCAGTAAACCAAATGGCAGAAGATCTTAAACGTAACGGAGGAATCATCCCTGGAATCCGTCCTGGAAAAGAAACTGCAAATTTTTTAGACGAAATTTTATCAAAAATTACGTTACCTGGAGCAATTTTACTAACTTTGCTTGCTGTTTTGCCAGCGATTGTAAAATTATTAGGTGTAGAACAGAGCTTAGCAATGTTCTTTGGAGGTACATCAATGTTAATTATGGTGGGAGTTATCTTAGATACTGTACAACAAATTAATACATATTTATTAAATCACCGTTACGATGGTTTAATGTCTTCAGGTAGAACTTCAAGAGATATCTAA
- the infA gene encoding translation initiation factor IF-1, producing the protein MAKQKHIEQDGTITEALSNAMFRVELENGHVVTCNISGKMRMHYIKLLPGDRVKIEMSPYDLTKGRISYRY; encoded by the coding sequence ATGGCTAAACAAAAACATATTGAACAAGACGGTACGATTACAGAAGCATTATCTAATGCAATGTTCCGTGTCGAATTAGAAAATGGACATGTTGTAACATGTAACATATCTGGTAAAATGCGTATGCACTATATCAAATTATTACCAGGTGATAGAGTTAAAATAGAGATGTCTCCTTACGATTTAACGAAAGGTAGAATATCTTACAGATACTAA
- the ykgO gene encoding type B 50S ribosomal protein L36, giving the protein MKIRASIKKRSADCKIVRRKGRLYVINKKNPKFKQRQG; this is encoded by the coding sequence ATGAAAATTAGAGCATCCATTAAAAAGAGAAGTGCTGACTGTAAAATTGTGCGTCGTAAAGGACGTTTGTATGTGATCAACAAAAAGAATCCTAAGTTTAAACAAAGACAAGGTTAA
- the rpsM gene encoding 30S ribosomal protein S13, with product MARISGVDLPKNKRGVIGLTYIYGIGRSSASKILAENNISEDTKVSEWTDEEINAIRASINETFKVEGELRSEIQLNIKRLMDIGCQRGIRHRLGLPLRGQRTKNNSRTRKGKKKTVANKKKATK from the coding sequence ATGGCAAGAATTTCAGGTGTAGATTTACCTAAAAACAAAAGAGGGGTAATCGGACTTACATACATTTACGGGATCGGAAGAAGCAGTGCTTCTAAAATCTTAGCTGAAAATAACATTTCAGAAGATACAAAAGTTAGCGAATGGACTGATGAAGAAATCAACGCAATCCGTGCATCGATCAATGAAACTTTCAAAGTAGAAGGTGAATTAAGATCAGAAATCCAATTAAACATCAAACGTTTAATGGATATCGGATGTCAAAGAGGTATTCGTCACAGATTAGGTTTACCATTACGTGGTCAAAGAACAAAAAATAACTCACGTACAAGAAAAGGTAAAAAGAAAACAGTTGCTAACAAGAAAAAAGCCACTAAATAA
- the rpsK gene encoding 30S ribosomal protein S11 has protein sequence MAKNQKVVKKRKVVIEATGQAHIQASFNNVIVTLTNKNGEVISWSSAGKMGFRGSKKNTPYAAQVAAQDATTVAYEAGLRRVKVFVKGPGQGRESAIRTIHNGGIEVSEIVDVTPLPHNGCRPPKKRRV, from the coding sequence ATGGCAAAAAATCAGAAAGTAGTAAAGAAAAGAAAAGTAGTTATTGAAGCTACTGGACAAGCTCATATTCAAGCATCGTTTAACAACGTTATCGTTACTTTAACTAACAAAAACGGTGAAGTTATCTCTTGGTCTTCAGCAGGTAAAATGGGATTCCGTGGATCTAAAAAGAACACTCCTTACGCTGCTCAAGTAGCTGCTCAAGATGCAACAACAGTTGCATACGAAGCAGGATTAAGAAGAGTAAAAGTATTCGTGAAAGGACCAGGTCAAGGTCGTGAATCTGCTATTAGAACAATTCATAACGGTGGTATCGAGGTTTCTGAAATCGTTGATGTTACTCCATTACCACACAATGGATGTCGTCCACCTAAAAAGAGAAGAGTATAA
- the rpsD gene encoding 30S ribosomal protein S4: MARYTGPKTKIARKFGQPIFGDDKSFEKKKYPPGQHGPNKRRAKKSEYAIQLTEKQKAKYTYGILERQFANLYKKANASKGITGEVLLQLCESRLDNVVYRLGIANSRSAARQLVSHKHVTVNGEIVNIPSYQLKAGDVIAVREKSKSLTAITNSLHARSEYDWLIWNDEQKSGTFTKAPERVQIPEDIKEQLIVELYSK, translated from the coding sequence ATGGCAAGATATACAGGACCAAAAACTAAAATTGCAAGAAAATTTGGACAACCAATTTTCGGTGACGATAAATCTTTTGAGAAAAAGAAATATCCTCCAGGGCAACACGGACCTAACAAAAGAAGAGCTAAAAAATCAGAATACGCTATTCAGTTAACTGAAAAACAAAAAGCAAAATATACTTACGGTATTTTAGAGCGTCAATTTGCTAACTTATACAAAAAAGCAAATGCTTCTAAAGGAATTACAGGTGAAGTATTATTACAATTATGTGAATCTCGTTTAGATAACGTAGTTTACCGTTTAGGTATCGCAAACTCACGTAGTGCTGCACGTCAATTAGTATCTCACAAACACGTAACTGTAAACGGAGAAATCGTGAACATCCCTTCTTACCAATTAAAAGCTGGTGATGTAATCGCTGTTAGAGAAAAATCTAAATCTTTAACTGCAATCACAAACTCTTTACACGCACGTAGCGAGTACGATTGGTTAATTTGGAACGACGAACAAAAATCAGGAACTTTCACAAAAGCTCCAGAAAGAGTTCAAATTCCAGAAGATATTAAAGAGCAATTAATCGTCGAGTTATATTCTAAATAA
- a CDS encoding DNA-directed RNA polymerase subunit alpha, whose protein sequence is MTILNFIKPDKVILVESDSKFGQFEFRPLEPGYGITVGNALRRVLLSSLEGYAITSIKIEGVEHEFSTIPGVVEDVTEIILNLKKVRFKKQIDESDAETVTATISGQDQLTAGDLGKFISGFQVLNPELVIANLDAKVNVTITFTIEKGRGYVPADENKKASAPIGTIAIDSIYTPIKNVKYAIENYRVEQKTDYEKLVFEITTDGSITPQDALTEAAKILIHHFMLFSDERITLEAEEVASGETYDEEALHMRQLLKTKLVDMDLSVRALNCLKAAEVETLGELVSFAKSDLMKFRNFGKKSLTELEELVDSKGLNFGMDIAKYKLDVE, encoded by the coding sequence ATGACTATTTTAAATTTCATCAAACCTGACAAAGTAATCTTAGTAGAGTCTGACTCTAAATTCGGACAATTCGAGTTCCGTCCATTAGAACCAGGATACGGGATTACAGTTGGAAATGCTCTACGTAGAGTGTTACTTTCTTCATTAGAAGGATATGCGATCACTTCAATCAAAATTGAAGGTGTTGAGCACGAATTTTCAACTATTCCAGGAGTAGTGGAAGATGTTACAGAGATCATTTTAAATCTGAAAAAGGTTCGTTTTAAGAAACAAATTGATGAATCAGATGCTGAAACTGTAACTGCTACTATCTCAGGGCAAGATCAATTAACAGCAGGTGATTTAGGGAAATTTATTTCTGGATTCCAAGTTTTAAACCCTGAATTAGTTATCGCTAACTTAGACGCTAAAGTAAACGTAACAATTACATTTACAATCGAAAAAGGTAGAGGATACGTACCAGCTGATGAGAATAAAAAGGCTTCTGCGCCAATCGGTACTATAGCAATTGACTCAATTTACACTCCAATTAAGAATGTAAAATACGCAATTGAAAACTATCGTGTAGAACAAAAAACTGACTACGAAAAATTAGTTTTTGAAATTACAACAGATGGTTCTATAACACCTCAAGATGCTTTAACTGAAGCAGCTAAAATCTTAATTCACCACTTTATGTTATTCTCAGATGAGAGAATTACATTAGAAGCGGAAGAAGTTGCATCTGGTGAAACTTATGATGAAGAAGCATTACATATGCGCCAATTATTGAAAACAAAATTGGTAGATATGGATTTATCAGTAAGAGCATTAAATTGTTTAAAAGCAGCTGAAGTTGAAACATTAGGCGAATTAGTTTCTTTCGCTAAGTCTGACTTAATGAAATTCAGAAACTTTGGTAAGAAATCTCTTACAGAGTTAGAAGAATTGGTGGACAGCAAAGGTCTTAACTTTGGAATGGACATCGCAAAATATAAGTTAGACGTAGAATAA
- the rplQ gene encoding 50S ribosomal protein L17, protein MRHGKKFNHLGRTASHRRALLSNLAIALITHKRINTTVAKAKALQTYVEPLLTKSKTDDTNNRRVVFSYLQDKEAVTELFRTVAPKIANRPGGYTRIIKTGFRLGDGADTAMIELVDFNDIYTNAKVEKKATTRRSKKSTKTEEAAPAAETESTEEA, encoded by the coding sequence ATGAGACACGGAAAAAAATTTAACCATTTAGGTAGAACTGCCTCTCATAGAAGAGCTTTATTATCTAATTTAGCTATAGCGTTGATTACTCACAAGAGAATTAACACAACAGTAGCAAAGGCTAAAGCATTACAAACATATGTTGAGCCTTTATTGACAAAGTCTAAAACAGACGATACTAACAACCGTCGCGTTGTATTTTCATACTTACAAGATAAAGAAGCTGTAACTGAATTATTCAGAACTGTAGCTCCTAAAATTGCAAATCGTCCAGGAGGATACACTCGTATCATCAAAACTGGATTCCGTTTAGGTGACGGTGCTGATACTGCAATGATCGAGTTAGTAGATTTCAATGATATCTACACTAACGCGAAAGTAGAGAAAAAAGCAACTACACGTCGTAGTAAAAAAAGTACTAAAACAGAAGAAGCTGCACCAGCTGCTGAAACTGAAAGTACAGAAGAAGCATAA
- a CDS encoding TonB-dependent receptor, protein MKIKLKLLLLFLLTSICTFAQNYGIVEGKIVSSDGYPVSGITIKIGKSTNTTITDENGEFRFEKFPEGQHSITLEGEGLKKQTKSIEVHINEVSEISFTLNENITTLSEVVIKIVESPNKKQESILSGLNVKGIDLPQSFQIIDNQVIEQQQSIKLSDVVKNVNGVYVGSARGAAQESFWSRGYDMSSNNMFKNGFRFNNGSIPEVSSLERVEVLKGGAALLYGNVAPGGILNMVTKKPKFNFGGEISMQAGSNAFYKPSLDIYGPINNSIAYRFTGSYENSESFRNDVKRERFYVNPSFLFKITDKTELVLQADYLNDDWTPDFGTAIIGKEIVDLPRSMYLGATWSNGKTKQASTSALVKHNFNKDWQLNFNSSFQQYDRESKGTERIQPDAKGNWSRPLGQNKNQEQLYGEQLNLQGNFNTGKIKHQLLTGVDFDYSSSKAFTYVFDQKNYGSGNIFDFENFDQGGAIPMAKNTKIASTKTGRFGVYFQDLISLTDQLKVLAGLRWSWQEAQVTTRDLTKTPVDVKKDGKRVDEAFSPKVGIVFQPIKDMAIFASYSNSFTPNSGTTVDLKAIKPSIIDQYEVGIKNDFFRGLLSTNVTLYQIKNNNLAQTAEFKADGTPNTDSTIKVLSGATKSKGIEVDVTAHPIIGLNIMAGYSYNDMRYTKTSGLKGSFVEGDRLTRTPANTANLSFHYTLQNGALKGFSIGALANYIGKRIGGWNNQIDPSQPNGILDREIPLSAYTTIDVSAGYKWKNFSLLCRLSNITNELNYNVHENYSVNPIAPRQLMTTLRYKF, encoded by the coding sequence ATGAAAATTAAATTAAAACTACTGTTACTTTTTCTGCTAACTTCTATTTGCACATTTGCGCAAAACTACGGAATCGTAGAAGGAAAAATTGTTTCATCTGATGGATATCCAGTTTCCGGAATTACAATCAAAATTGGGAAATCCACAAATACTACAATTACAGATGAAAATGGAGAATTTCGTTTCGAGAAATTTCCAGAGGGTCAACATTCTATAACTTTAGAAGGGGAAGGACTAAAAAAACAAACAAAATCTATTGAAGTTCACATAAATGAAGTAAGCGAAATTTCATTTACATTGAACGAAAACATTACTACACTTAGCGAAGTTGTCATTAAAATAGTTGAATCTCCGAATAAAAAACAAGAAAGTATTTTATCTGGTTTGAATGTAAAAGGAATTGATTTACCGCAAAGTTTCCAGATTATTGACAATCAAGTTATAGAACAACAACAATCAATAAAACTGAGTGATGTTGTGAAAAACGTCAATGGTGTTTATGTTGGTTCTGCGCGTGGAGCGGCTCAAGAATCATTTTGGTCACGAGGTTATGATATGTCGAGCAATAACATGTTCAAAAATGGATTCAGATTCAATAATGGGTCAATTCCAGAAGTTTCATCTTTAGAAAGAGTTGAAGTTTTGAAAGGTGGAGCGGCTTTACTTTATGGTAATGTTGCACCAGGTGGAATTTTGAATATGGTTACAAAAAAACCAAAGTTTAATTTTGGTGGAGAAATCAGTATGCAAGCGGGAAGTAATGCTTTTTACAAACCATCTTTAGATATTTATGGACCAATCAATAATAGTATTGCGTATCGTTTTACTGGATCTTACGAAAATTCTGAGAGTTTTAGAAATGATGTAAAAAGAGAACGTTTTTATGTTAACCCATCTTTTTTATTCAAAATTACAGATAAAACTGAACTTGTTTTGCAAGCAGATTATTTAAATGATGATTGGACGCCAGATTTTGGAACGGCAATTATTGGAAAAGAAATTGTTGATTTACCTAGAAGTATGTATTTAGGCGCAACTTGGTCTAATGGTAAAACGAAACAAGCCAGTACAAGTGCTTTGGTTAAGCATAATTTCAACAAAGATTGGCAGCTTAATTTCAATAGCTCTTTTCAACAATATGATAGAGAATCAAAAGGAACGGAACGTATTCAACCAGATGCAAAAGGAAATTGGTCAAGACCATTAGGTCAAAACAAAAACCAAGAACAATTGTACGGTGAGCAACTTAATTTACAAGGAAATTTCAATACAGGAAAAATAAAACATCAGTTATTAACAGGTGTTGATTTTGATTATTCTAGTAGTAAAGCTTTCACTTATGTATTTGATCAAAAGAATTATGGAAGTGGAAATATATTTGACTTTGAAAATTTTGATCAAGGAGGTGCAATTCCAATGGCAAAAAACACAAAAATAGCTTCAACTAAAACAGGACGTTTTGGAGTTTATTTTCAAGATTTAATTTCTTTGACTGATCAATTAAAAGTATTGGCTGGTTTGCGTTGGTCTTGGCAAGAAGCTCAAGTGACAACAAGAGATTTAACGAAAACTCCCGTTGATGTAAAAAAAGATGGAAAACGTGTTGATGAAGCATTTTCGCCAAAAGTTGGTATCGTTTTTCAACCAATCAAAGATATGGCGATTTTTGCTAGTTACTCAAATTCATTCACACCAAACTCTGGTACAACAGTAGATTTAAAAGCAATCAAACCATCAATTATCGATCAATATGAAGTTGGTATCAAAAATGATTTCTTTAGAGGATTGTTATCTACAAATGTTACTTTGTATCAAATCAAAAATAATAATTTAGCTCAAACAGCAGAATTTAAAGCTGATGGAACGCCAAACACAGATTCAACAATAAAAGTGCTTAGTGGCGCTACAAAAAGTAAAGGAATCGAAGTTGATGTAACTGCACATCCAATTATTGGATTGAATATTATGGCCGGATATAGCTACAATGATATGCGCTATACAAAAACATCTGGTTTGAAAGGTAGTTTTGTAGAAGGTGATCGATTAACAAGAACTCCTGCAAATACTGCAAACTTAAGTTTTCATTACACATTGCAAAATGGAGCATTGAAAGGCTTTTCTATCGGTGCGCTCGCAAACTATATTGGTAAACGTATTGGAGGTTGGAATAACCAAATTGATCCTTCTCAACCAAATGGAATTTTGGATAGAGAAATTCCATTATCAGCTTACACAACGATTGATGTATCGGCTGGCTACAAATGGAAAAACTTTTCATTATTATGTAGATTATCTAATATTACAAATGAGTTGAATTACAATGTTCACGAAAATTATAGTGTAAACCCAATTGCTCCAAGACAATTGATGACTACATTAAGATATAAGTTTTAA
- a CDS encoding DUF6263 family protein, whose amino-acid sequence MKKLLFMMAVAMAVVSCKKDDKVVGKDKDGKELIVNEKGDTVAKTETTDSLKVAEKPAEPEVVAITKGADDKYAYKYNLEIGKTYPMTLGIKTTHTASDGKESQKMSSESKKQIDYTVKDFKDGVYTLEVKSKQYSEKMTDPSGKSISYDTNAAKPANKDIAVSWSIYKAMTGKTYTMKVDQKGKVVSVDGLEGIKTSILNSVKKQVSAEEFKFFTQIIDNSLNKQAISSQFEETMNIFPNKTLALKESWSDSQKIDQGPMKGNISMKRTLASVEPVNTTITVNGTQSLKGNESQQGVTMSANSSANVDGKILLDTKSGWINKVNLTKKETLKRTVEAQGQKQTMTESVTTVTTVN is encoded by the coding sequence ATGAAAAAATTACTATTCATGATGGCTGTCGCAATGGCAGTTGTTTCATGTAAAAAAGATGATAAAGTCGTAGGAAAAGATAAAGACGGAAAAGAATTAATTGTGAACGAAAAAGGTGATACAGTTGCCAAAACGGAAACAACAGATTCTTTGAAAGTCGCTGAAAAGCCTGCTGAGCCAGAAGTTGTAGCAATAACAAAAGGTGCAGATGACAAATATGCATACAAATACAATTTAGAGATAGGAAAGACTTATCCAATGACGTTGGGAATTAAAACAACTCACACGGCTTCGGATGGGAAAGAATCTCAGAAAATGTCAAGCGAAAGTAAAAAACAAATTGATTATACGGTAAAAGATTTCAAAGATGGTGTGTATACATTAGAAGTGAAATCTAAACAATATAGCGAGAAAATGACAGATCCATCTGGAAAATCAATTTCGTATGATACAAATGCTGCGAAACCTGCGAACAAAGATATTGCGGTTTCTTGGTCGATTTACAAAGCGATGACAGGGAAAACGTATACAATGAAAGTTGATCAGAAAGGAAAAGTTGTAAGCGTTGATGGATTAGAAGGAATCAAAACTTCAATTCTTAATTCTGTGAAGAAACAAGTTTCTGCAGAAGAGTTCAAATTCTTTACGCAGATTATTGATAATTCATTAAACAAACAAGCAATTTCTTCTCAATTTGAAGAAACAATGAATATTTTCCCTAACAAAACTTTAGCGCTTAAAGAATCTTGGAGCGATAGTCAAAAAATTGACCAAGGTCCAATGAAAGGAAATATTTCAATGAAGAGAACTTTAGCAAGTGTTGAGCCTGTAAATACGACAATTACTGTAAATGGAACGCAAAGTTTGAAAGGTAATGAGTCGCAACAAGGTGTTACAATGTCTGCGAATAGTAGTGCGAATGTAGATGGAAAAATTTTGTTGGATACTAAATCTGGTTGGATCAACAAAGTTAATTTAACGAAAAAGGAAACATTAAAACGTACAGTGGAAGCGCAAGGTCAAAAACAAACGATGACTGAGTCGGTTACAACTGTCACAACAGTTAACTAA